From Bacteroidota bacterium, a single genomic window includes:
- a CDS encoding gliding motility-associated C-terminal domain-containing protein, which produces MLVGNTNLRFLVALLMLFGARAWGTKNIKMDWSTYVGSTQSTSYSSVRDMAIDNAGNIYCTGYYEGNFPVTDGSVNKGGQDVFIYKLDPTGSNLIWSISIGDVAHERGNGITIDHAGNIYITGFTYSPNFPTTAGAYNQNLNLGVNNPLESDAFVMKLDNSGNIIYSTFIGGIDTEAGDDIKVNAAGEAIVYGLVTELFNPNSFPTTFGAYDSTYNGGQDDIVIFKLNSTGSSLQYSTYIGGDRSDGSAALSASFGTASTGKGLYIDAASNIYITGYTLSKNFPTTSGCYDAVMNTTTTAWKKDVVICKLNPSGNGASDLVWSTYLGGDDDEYGIDLTLNSAQEVVVTGVTYSANFPTTPGVYGINRIGSTDAFISILSNSGSMLLRSTHYGALPNWGAIVGSNIKCDANDNLFICGFANFQSGIPNLCSGTTIVSRGMYVAKLNVALTSVLSSNVYGTNGQSLRHSMEYKSTGCDNYIVIAHDAVGQANPLLNPNFLTTSGAYQTSPPSAGKSSTAVFKLIQKSNVGFVTSSGTIANCSTPITFTDTTSQCNKWDITTSYMWDFGDGNTSSATTPTHSYLTPGTYSVKMKVACPLDSVTLQITVASPTLAAGILTNDTTLCDGSSLILSSTGGQNYSWQPSIGLNATNTATVLATPTTSATYYLAITTAQGCILKDSIAIAMINAPQIIVNGVSGFCAGDSTQLIASNASGYLWSTASTNVAITVVPVATTTYTLFETSGVCNLFDTATITVHPDPLVSIVLPTSSVCVGETITLTANGNGIAYSWAPANTLSVSSGTTTIASPTISTTYSVQALSAFGCTATTTVSIQMVQPPVVSLSSNTTICNGASVSLSVSGGTNYLWNNGSSNTSITVSPLANAVYTVSVSNGSCTSVDSVLINVLPMPTISLSPNQTICSSQAITLTASGGTTYLWSTGETTTSIVVSPATTSIYSASVYNSNCITSGSVTIVISQPIADAGVDITLTEGESATLNATGGISYNWIPISNSSCANCQTTVVTPSVSTMYYVTVTDAYGCSAMDSVFILIDASCSKQALFVPNAFSPNGDGQNDVLKIYGTACVKKLLFTIYNRWGEKIIETEDINFEWDGVLKNKNADTGVYVYKLISTTTKNQNVSVSGNITLVR; this is translated from the coding sequence ATGTTAGTCGGTAATACCAACTTAAGGTTTTTAGTTGCATTACTTATGTTGTTTGGGGCAAGGGCGTGGGGCACGAAGAATATTAAAATGGATTGGTCAACGTATGTTGGTTCTACACAATCAACAAGTTATTCCTCGGTACGAGATATGGCTATTGATAATGCCGGCAATATATATTGCACCGGTTATTATGAAGGTAATTTTCCTGTAACTGATGGTAGCGTGAACAAAGGTGGGCAAGATGTATTTATCTATAAACTCGATCCAACCGGTAGTAACCTTATTTGGAGCATATCTATTGGAGATGTGGCTCATGAAAGAGGAAATGGAATAACTATAGACCATGCTGGAAATATATATATAACAGGGTTTACTTATTCGCCTAATTTTCCAACTACAGCAGGAGCATATAACCAAAACTTAAACTTAGGGGTAAATAATCCTTTAGAATCAGATGCATTTGTGATGAAGCTCGATAACTCTGGGAATATTATATACTCTACATTTATTGGAGGCATTGATACAGAGGCGGGTGATGATATTAAGGTAAATGCGGCCGGAGAAGCTATTGTGTATGGGTTAGTAACTGAGCTTTTTAATCCCAATTCTTTTCCAACAACTTTTGGTGCATATGATAGCACATACAATGGGGGGCAAGACGACATTGTCATATTCAAGCTCAATAGTACTGGATCTTCCTTGCAATATTCAACTTATATAGGAGGAGATAGGTCAGACGGCTCTGCTGCATTGTCAGCAAGTTTTGGCACCGCAAGTACAGGTAAAGGTTTATATATAGATGCGGCAAGTAACATTTATATAACAGGTTATACACTTTCGAAGAATTTCCCTACCACATCAGGATGCTATGATGCAGTTATGAATACAACTACTACCGCTTGGAAAAAGGATGTTGTTATATGTAAGTTAAATCCTTCAGGGAATGGTGCCTCTGATTTGGTTTGGAGTACATATTTAGGTGGTGATGATGATGAATATGGAATTGACTTAACCCTAAATTCCGCACAAGAAGTTGTAGTTACGGGGGTAACTTATTCTGCAAATTTCCCTACCACGCCTGGGGTTTATGGTATAAACCGGATTGGAAGTACCGATGCTTTTATAAGTATTTTATCTAATTCGGGAAGCATGTTACTCAGAAGTACTCATTATGGAGCACTTCCCAATTGGGGGGCTATTGTAGGTTCGAATATTAAGTGTGATGCCAATGATAATTTGTTTATTTGCGGCTTTGCCAACTTTCAATCTGGAATCCCAAATCTATGTAGCGGAACTACTATTGTTTCCAGAGGAATGTATGTTGCAAAATTAAATGTGGCTTTAACATCGGTACTCTCAAGTAATGTCTATGGAACCAATGGGCAATCGCTTAGGCATAGTATGGAATATAAATCTACGGGGTGTGATAACTATATCGTTATTGCTCACGATGCCGTAGGACAAGCCAATCCTCTTTTGAACCCAAACTTCCTAACTACTTCTGGAGCCTATCAAACCTCACCTCCTTCGGCAGGAAAATCTTCCACAGCAGTTTTTAAACTCATACAAAAAAGTAATGTTGGATTTGTTACTTCCTCTGGAACAATAGCTAATTGTTCTACACCCATTACTTTTACAGACACAACAAGCCAATGTAATAAATGGGATATAACTACCTCATACATGTGGGATTTTGGCGATGGTAATACTTCATCGGCCACAACTCCAACACATAGTTATTTAACTCCTGGCACCTATTCAGTTAAAATGAAAGTTGCCTGCCCCTTGGATAGTGTCACTTTACAAATAACAGTAGCATCGCCCACATTGGCTGCGGGGATTCTTACCAACGATACAACGCTTTGTGATGGAAGCTCACTTATACTGAGTTCAACAGGAGGGCAAAATTATTCGTGGCAGCCATCAATAGGGTTAAATGCTACAAATACAGCTACAGTTTTGGCAACACCAACTACTTCGGCAACATATTATTTAGCAATTACTACAGCACAGGGTTGTATACTAAAAGATAGTATTGCTATAGCAATGATAAATGCGCCACAAATAATAGTAAATGGGGTCTCTGGGTTTTGTGCAGGAGATAGTACGCAACTAATAGCATCAAATGCATCCGGATATTTATGGAGCACAGCCAGTACTAATGTTGCCATTACAGTAGTTCCTGTTGCAACTACAACTTATACATTATTCGAAACTTCAGGGGTTTGTAATTTGTTTGATACTGCGACTATTACTGTGCATCCCGATCCACTTGTGTCAATTGTATTGCCAACAAGTTCAGTATGTGTGGGGGAAACTATAACTCTCACAGCAAATGGAAATGGAATAGCCTACTCCTGGGCTCCCGCCAATACCCTTAGTGTGTCAAGTGGTACAACTACTATAGCCTCACCAACAATATCTACAACTTATTCCGTTCAAGCATTAAGTGCATTTGGATGTACAGCAACTACTACTGTATCAATTCAAATGGTTCAGCCTCCTGTTGTTTCATTGAGTAGTAATACTACTATTTGTAACGGTGCAAGTGTATCATTAAGTGTTTCAGGTGGCACCAATTATTTATGGAACAATGGTTCTAGCAATACATCGATCACCGTATCGCCTTTGGCAAATGCTGTTTATACTGTGTCAGTTTCTAATGGCAGTTGCACTTCGGTTGATTCTGTTTTAATTAATGTATTGCCTATGCCTACCATAAGTTTGTCGCCCAACCAAACAATTTGCTCATCGCAAGCAATTACGCTTACAGCATCCGGAGGAACAACTTATTTGTGGAGTACTGGAGAAACCACTACATCTATTGTAGTTTCACCCGCCACGACTTCAATTTATTCAGCAAGTGTGTATAACAGCAATTGCATTACAAGTGGTAGTGTAACCATTGTTATATCTCAACCAATAGCTGATGCAGGTGTTGACATTACACTCACTGAAGGAGAAAGTGCAACACTAAATGCAACCGGAGGAATTAGTTACAATTGGATTCCAATTTCAAATTCTAGTTGCGCCAATTGTCAAACAACAGTGGTTACGCCTAGTGTTTCAACGATGTACTACGTTACAGTAACAGATGCGTATGGGTGCTCTGCAATGGACTCGGTATTTATTCTTATTGATGCTAGTTGTAGTAAACAAGCGCTTTTTGTTCCTAATGCCTTTTCTCCCAATGGTGATGGGCAAAATGATGTATTGAAAATTTATGGGACAGCTTGCGTAAAAAAACTACTTTTTACTATATACAATCGTTGGGGCGAAAAAATAATAGAGACAGAAGATATAAACTTTGAATGGGATGGTGTGTTGAAGAATAAAAATGCGGATACCGGTGTTTATGTCTATAAACTTATTTCAACCACCACTAAGAATCAAAATGTTTCCGTATCTGGAAATATTACCTTAGTAAGGTAG
- a CDS encoding T9SS type A sorting domain-containing protein → MIKDNIKYSFVFYCVLSFSTALSASVLFDHTSKKYLFYAISQSDTVIYEYDANLKGTLKSLKCFPDGLSKPFFYPSNGGGIKVEYFGNTYYPTGNNILYTLLSCTNNGDTLDVHWNMNFGVSSINYHYFFYLKNKKSLAIKVTCNSNYGSRFDLDRAANCVNPKVIGIPYLPMINVLFSNNHFTTLYTNWENTESSEIFPYSSVYSSSSVYFAQRMEYECRANFTRRNIYEEIILTCSANLDNVLPDINNPVSPYLKKSGESLIFDSWIGSFANVSKYIDTLTNAGVTNVWSIIHNWQYGGYDNMFPQFMPAGSMYGGDNALINLKNKIKSHNYLFTLHENYVDYYPNSAMYNLPDVALNADGTQKTAWVGSYQMKHNKVFNYANLMAPLIHLTYNTDGCYLDVHSATNPSSKIDHDDKNVESVSFKSVLKSYQQLALNLRTHHNGPISGEGNNHFLYSGYFDDFEAQLNCGKDLKYSQGERLPLLVNFKLNKLHHLNVSHGVGYIERFYSNPLDGESVFKKYSTDSVLTYIATQLAYGNGAFIPTPSLLKSFSKVAKIQYNYVYPVQRKIYNATPVFISYNLNGQMLNASDYIRAADTNYDSLYHDNFMSQVKVEYNNGVVVYVNRNKNKSWNVTLPQSGILSFNCTINGKDSLYYGSTNSTSFTLPKNNGWLVYIPELRITAASDSLCQGDSLNLVANGAHQYNWFPQNAVGQTNSVAPTAQTTYTLVGTDINGNITSTTKTIYVKSSPTLSVYSTATKLCAGDSVVLQANGAVAYNWQPTNNTKSSFVDSPTNTTTYLVTGTAANGCTAHAQITVLVNHFNLSIALTPITTCYDSNGISLLTGVNNADYYTGTGVSGSNFFCTIAGVGTHTVLHHYIDNNGCLGIIPQSITVVELPQKPTILQSGYSLFTDGVYNNWYLNGQLIPNFNGQTIVISENGIYTVCALNEDGCASCSNDIQVIALSQDENFPAKRRVDVAPNPVLDGRMNIVISGFENENLNMICMIDINNKIVKKIKTESKKISVDTSDLAPGMYFLMVSNFTTKIIVK, encoded by the coding sequence ATGATAAAGGATAATATCAAATATAGTTTTGTATTCTATTGCGTTTTGAGCTTTAGTACAGCTCTTTCCGCAAGTGTACTATTTGATCATACAAGTAAAAAATATTTATTTTACGCCATATCCCAATCCGACACGGTGATTTATGAATACGATGCCAATTTAAAAGGAACATTGAAATCTCTTAAGTGCTTTCCTGACGGGTTGTCCAAACCTTTTTTTTATCCAAGTAATGGTGGCGGAATTAAGGTAGAGTATTTTGGAAATACATACTACCCTACCGGGAACAATATATTGTACACCCTTTTGTCGTGCACTAATAACGGAGATACCCTGGATGTGCATTGGAATATGAATTTTGGTGTGAGCTCCATTAATTATCATTACTTTTTTTATTTAAAAAACAAAAAAAGTTTGGCCATAAAAGTTACCTGCAATTCCAATTATGGCTCTCGTTTTGATCTTGACCGGGCAGCTAATTGTGTAAATCCAAAAGTAATTGGCATACCTTATTTACCAATGATAAACGTATTGTTCTCAAACAATCATTTTACAACCCTTTATACAAATTGGGAGAATACCGAAAGTTCAGAAATATTTCCATACAGCTCTGTCTATTCAAGCTCATCGGTATATTTTGCTCAACGAATGGAATATGAGTGTCGGGCCAACTTTACACGAAGAAACATTTATGAAGAAATTATTTTAACGTGCTCCGCCAATTTAGATAATGTTTTGCCCGATATAAATAATCCTGTTTCTCCCTACCTAAAAAAATCGGGTGAAAGTCTTATTTTCGATTCATGGATTGGCTCATTTGCTAATGTGTCGAAATATATTGATACGCTAACTAATGCAGGGGTGACCAATGTGTGGAGTATAATTCACAATTGGCAGTATGGTGGTTACGACAATATGTTTCCACAATTTATGCCAGCCGGATCTATGTATGGAGGTGATAATGCGCTAATAAATCTTAAGAATAAAATAAAATCACATAATTATTTGTTTACTCTCCACGAAAACTATGTTGATTATTATCCAAACTCTGCTATGTATAATTTGCCGGATGTTGCGCTAAATGCAGATGGCACTCAAAAAACAGCCTGGGTAGGATCTTATCAAATGAAACACAACAAGGTGTTTAATTATGCGAATTTAATGGCTCCACTAATTCATTTAACATACAATACCGATGGATGCTATTTGGATGTTCACTCAGCCACCAACCCTTCGAGTAAAATAGATCATGATGATAAAAATGTGGAGAGTGTTTCTTTTAAAAGCGTATTAAAGTCATACCAACAATTAGCATTAAATTTAAGAACCCATCACAATGGCCCAATCTCGGGCGAAGGAAATAACCACTTTTTATACAGTGGATATTTTGATGATTTTGAAGCGCAATTAAATTGTGGAAAGGATCTTAAATACTCACAAGGAGAAAGACTTCCCTTGTTGGTTAATTTCAAATTAAATAAACTACATCATCTGAATGTATCGCATGGAGTTGGCTACATCGAAAGATTTTACTCCAATCCATTAGACGGAGAATCTGTTTTTAAAAAGTATTCGACAGATTCTGTACTTACCTATATCGCCACCCAATTAGCTTATGGAAATGGAGCGTTTATTCCCACACCAAGTCTATTAAAATCGTTTTCTAAGGTTGCCAAAATACAATACAACTATGTATACCCTGTTCAGAGGAAAATTTACAATGCAACTCCTGTTTTTATTTCATATAACCTAAATGGACAAATGCTAAATGCCTCTGACTATATTCGTGCAGCCGACACAAACTACGACAGCCTTTATCATGACAACTTTATGTCGCAAGTAAAAGTAGAATATAACAACGGGGTGGTGGTATATGTAAACCGAAATAAAAATAAATCCTGGAACGTTACGCTGCCACAAAGTGGTATATTGAGTTTTAATTGTACCATAAATGGTAAGGATTCGCTTTATTATGGTTCAACTAATTCTACATCCTTTACCCTTCCTAAGAACAACGGATGGTTAGTGTATATTCCGGAGCTAAGAATTACAGCAGCTTCCGATTCACTTTGTCAAGGAGATAGTTTAAATTTAGTAGCCAACGGTGCACATCAGTATAATTGGTTTCCACAAAATGCAGTTGGACAAACCAATTCGGTTGCGCCAACAGCCCAAACTACATACACATTGGTAGGAACAGATATTAATGGCAATATAACAAGTACAACAAAAACCATTTATGTAAAGTCGTCACCAACACTTTCTGTATATTCCACAGCAACTAAACTGTGTGCTGGTGACTCTGTTGTTCTACAAGCTAACGGAGCAGTTGCTTACAATTGGCAGCCAACAAATAATACTAAAAGCTCATTCGTTGACTCTCCAACAAATACAACCACCTATTTGGTTACTGGAACAGCTGCAAATGGATGCACTGCACATGCCCAAATTACAGTTCTCGTCAATCATTTTAATCTATCTATAGCCCTAACACCAATTACTACGTGCTACGACTCTAACGGAATTTCACTTTTAACTGGAGTAAACAATGCTGACTATTATACAGGAACCGGAGTTTCCGGGTCTAACTTTTTTTGCACTATAGCTGGGGTTGGCACGCACACTGTTTTGCACCATTACATAGATAATAACGGCTGTTTGGGAATTATTCCCCAGTCTATTACTGTTGTGGAATTACCTCAAAAACCTACTATTCTGCAAAGTGGATATAGTTTATTTACCGATGGGGTGTATAACAATTGGTATTTAAACGGTCAATTAATACCAAATTTTAATGGGCAAACCATAGTCATATCGGAGAATGGTATTTATACTGTATGCGCTTTGAATGAAGATGGGTGCGCAAGTTGCTCTAATGATATACAGGTGATAGCTCTGTCTCAGGATGAAAACTTCCCAGCAAAAAGACGGGTAGACGTTGCCCCAAATCCTGTTTTAGATGGAAGAATGAACATTGTTATATCCGGATTTGAGAACGAAAATTTGAATATGATTTGTATGATTGATATAAACAACAAAATTGTAAAAAAAATTAAAACCGAATCAAAGAAAATTAGTGTTGATACATCAGATCTAGCCCCAGGAATGTACTTTTTAATGGTTAGTAACTTTACGACAAAAATTATTGTGAAGTAA
- a CDS encoding EVE domain-containing protein, protein MNYWLVKSEPFKYSWDKFVKDKKATWDGVRNYTARNFLKAMKKGDFVLFYHSNEGLEVVGIAKVVKEYYQDPTTDETAWVVVDIAPYKKLKKSVTLAAIKKEPMLKNVYLVKQARLSVMPLKVEEFDKIIEMSESA, encoded by the coding sequence ATGAATTACTGGCTTGTAAAATCAGAACCCTTTAAGTATTCGTGGGATAAATTTGTAAAGGACAAAAAAGCAACGTGGGATGGTGTGCGGAATTATACCGCCCGCAATTTTTTAAAGGCAATGAAAAAAGGCGATTTTGTTCTTTTTTACCATAGTAACGAAGGACTTGAAGTGGTTGGAATTGCGAAAGTTGTAAAAGAATATTACCAGGACCCAACAACAGATGAAACTGCTTGGGTGGTAGTAGATATTGCTCCATACAAAAAATTAAAAAAGTCGGTTACGTTAGCTGCTATTAAAAAAGAGCCAATGCTAAAGAATGTGTACTTGGTTAAGCAAGCTAGGTTGTCTGTAATGCCTTTAAAGGTAGAGGAATTCGACAAAATTATAGAAATGTCTGAATCAGCGTAA
- a CDS encoding TonB-dependent receptor, protein MTKKILKLQFIFLFFVAHIAAQQSQNANIRGFIYAKDNGEPVLFTNVYLKGTSYGATSDVNGYYSITKVPPGSYVLMVTYLGYDTLQENITVKAGEIVTKKVFLNKASVRLGAVEISAAKMERKTETQVSVNKITPKEINLVPSVGGEPDLAQYLQILPGVVFTGDQGGQLYIRGGSPVQNKVLLDGMIVYNPFHSIGLFSVFDADIIRNADIYTGGFGAEYGGRISSIMDIKTRDGNKKRISGKVSASPFVAKALLEGPLKKNSDEDRGSSSFVLSAKHSYLPQTSKAVYNYVDTAGLPFGFTDFYGKVSANSANGSKINLFGFNFRDNVTYKALSKLNWKSSGVGSNFILIPPSSATLIQGNFAFSKYGVEMLGQSDEKPRKSDINGFNAGLNFTYFFGLNEVQYGLDMLGFKTNFEFYNSVNQFISQTENTTELAGFVKVKFLGKKKKLILEPSFRAHYYASLANFSPEPRLSGKYNITNKIRFKFAGGLYSQNLISANSDRDVVNLFYGFLSGSDNLPARFTEEDGSVRDVKHKLQKANHIILGTEFDLTSNLELNVEAYQKNFTQLTNINRNKLYEDNANYATKPDALKKDFIIETGYARGLDFLLKYDYKRFYVWTVYSLTYVRRWDGIEKYAPHFDRRHNINIVTAYKFGKHTDWEVDLRWNFGSGFPFTQTQGFYEKLSFTNGINSNYTNQNGELGILYSSLNGGRLPDYHRLDITVKKRFEFSERSRMEVAAGVTNAYNRDNIFYFDRILYKRVNQLPLLPSLSANWTF, encoded by the coding sequence ATGACAAAGAAAATACTTAAACTTCAATTTATATTTTTGTTTTTTGTTGCACATATTGCTGCGCAACAGTCTCAAAATGCCAATATTCGCGGATTTATCTATGCAAAGGACAATGGCGAGCCGGTATTGTTTACCAATGTTTATTTAAAAGGAACTTCTTATGGCGCTACATCCGATGTAAATGGTTATTATTCCATTACCAAGGTCCCTCCCGGAAGCTATGTGTTAATGGTAACGTATCTTGGTTACGATACCTTACAAGAAAATATTACAGTAAAAGCAGGAGAAATTGTAACAAAAAAAGTATTTCTGAATAAGGCAAGTGTAAGACTTGGTGCTGTTGAAATATCGGCAGCAAAAATGGAGCGAAAAACAGAAACCCAAGTTTCTGTAAATAAAATTACTCCCAAAGAAATTAATTTAGTGCCATCTGTTGGAGGAGAACCCGATTTAGCACAATACCTGCAAATTTTGCCTGGTGTAGTGTTTACTGGCGATCAAGGTGGGCAGCTCTATATTCGTGGTGGTTCTCCTGTGCAAAATAAAGTATTGCTGGATGGGATGATTGTATATAATCCATTTCACTCTATTGGATTGTTTTCTGTGTTCGATGCAGATATTATTCGTAATGCAGACATTTATACCGGAGGTTTTGGTGCAGAGTATGGAGGACGTATATCTTCTATTATGGATATAAAAACACGTGATGGAAATAAGAAAAGAATATCAGGTAAAGTTTCCGCCAGTCCGTTTGTAGCTAAAGCACTACTTGAGGGACCCCTAAAAAAGAATTCTGATGAAGATCGTGGAAGTTCCTCTTTTGTGCTTAGTGCCAAGCATTCTTATTTGCCACAAACGTCCAAAGCTGTTTATAATTATGTAGATACAGCTGGTTTGCCATTTGGGTTTACTGATTTTTATGGTAAAGTATCTGCTAACAGTGCAAACGGAAGTAAGATAAATTTGTTTGGATTTAATTTTAGAGACAATGTAACTTATAAAGCATTATCAAAACTAAATTGGAAATCATCGGGTGTAGGAAGTAATTTTATTCTTATACCACCATCTTCAGCAACATTGATTCAGGGTAATTTTGCGTTCTCCAAATATGGAGTAGAAATGTTGGGGCAGTCTGATGAAAAACCACGCAAAAGCGATATAAATGGGTTTAATGCAGGATTGAATTTTACCTATTTTTTCGGATTGAACGAGGTGCAATATGGACTGGATATGCTTGGGTTTAAAACCAATTTCGAGTTTTATAATTCCGTAAATCAATTTATTAGCCAAACAGAAAACACTACCGAGTTAGCTGGATTTGTGAAGGTTAAATTTTTAGGCAAGAAGAAGAAACTTATTTTGGAACCAAGTTTTAGAGCACACTACTATGCTTCATTGGCAAACTTTTCTCCGGAACCTCGCTTAAGTGGTAAGTACAATATCACCAATAAGATTAGATTTAAATTTGCAGGAGGATTGTATTCTCAAAACTTAATTAGCGCTAACTCAGACCGGGATGTAGTTAATCTATTTTACGGATTTCTTTCCGGATCAGATAATTTGCCTGCACGTTTTACAGAAGAAGACGGTTCTGTGAGAGATGTTAAACACAAACTACAAAAAGCTAATCATATTATTTTAGGAACTGAGTTTGATTTAACTTCTAATTTAGAATTGAATGTAGAAGCATATCAGAAAAATTTTACACAGCTAACCAATATCAATAGAAATAAACTGTACGAAGACAATGCAAATTATGCAACCAAGCCGGATGCGTTGAAAAAAGATTTTATTATTGAAACCGGTTATGCTCGTGGGTTAGATTTCTTGCTAAAGTATGATTACAAACGTTTCTATGTTTGGACAGTATACTCGTTGACCTATGTAAGACGCTGGGATGGTATAGAGAAATACGCTCCCCACTTTGATAGAAGACATAATATCAATATTGTTACAGCGTATAAGTTTGGCAAACACACAGATTGGGAAGTTGATCTGCGTTGGAATTTCGGCTCTGGCTTTCCATTTACACAAACACAAGGATTTTATGAGAAGCTATCATTTACCAATGGTATAAATTCCAACTATACTAATCAAAACGGAGAATTGGGTATTTTATATAGTTCATTGAATGGTGGTCGATTACCCGATTATCACAGATTAGATATTACAGTTAAAAAAAGGTTTGAGTTTTCTGAACGTAGCCGAATGGAAGTCGCTGCTGGTGTTACAAACGCATACAATCGTGACAATATATTTTATTTCGATAGAATTTTGTACAAGCGTGTAAATCAATTGCCATTGCTACCTAGCTTAAGTGCTAATTGGACTTTTTAG